DNA sequence from the Rhizobium sp. ARZ01 genome:
ACGGCAGATGCGGGAGAAGCCGGAAATGTCGGCGCCCCAACGTTCGGCGTTATAGACCTGCGGAACGAGGCAGATGTCCGCCATGGTAGGGACATCGCCGTGGCAGAAGCTGCCGGTCCGCGGATCGTCCAGCATCCGCTCGACTGCCGACAACCCTTCGCCGATGAATTTTCGCATCCAGCCCGTGCGCACCGCCTCCCCTCCGCCGGTGAGTTCCATCACATGGCCAACCACCCCAAGATTGCAGACCGGGTGGATGTCCATGGCGATCGCGTAGGAAAATGCGCGCACGCGCTGGCATCCTACGGGATCGAGCGGGAGAAAGCCGGAGGCATCGCGCGTTTCGGCTAGATACTCGATGATCGACAGCGATTGCGTCATCATGAGGCCGTCGATCTTGAGCGCCGGCACGAGCCCCTGTGGATTGCGCGAGAGGTGTTCCGCTGTCTTGTGCGCCCTTTCAAGCAGGTTGACGGGAACGGTCTGGTACTTAAGGCCGAGGCTGTTCAGCGCTATGCGCACCCGATAGCTCGCGGATGACCGCCAGTAATCGTAGAGGATGATCTCGCTCATACGCGGCTCTCCCTGTGTCCAGCGGCGGCAAGCGCCTCGGCAAGCACTGCGCGATCGCCGATGTGATTGGCCAGCAAGAGAACGAGGCGCGCATTGAAGGCGTCGCTTTCGGTCTTTGAAAGTCCCTCGTGGGCGGCCAGTAGGTCGGCGTAGAAATCATCGGGGCGAGCAATATTCGCTGTGGTGATCAGTTTCGTCATGTTCCTCGGGCCTCCCGGCCGATGGCCCTGCCCAGTGCGGCGCGTACGGCCTTTTCGTCATAACTTTCCCAGCGCGCGGCGACGTGCTGGTCCGGGCGCAACAATGCGACGACGCTGTCTGCTCGGCCGAGCCAGCGTTCGCGCAGCGGCCCGCTCGTCTCACCTCTTACCGAAAGTGCAATCCGCTCGACGACGATGCCA
Encoded proteins:
- the maiA gene encoding maleylacetoacetate isomerase, yielding MSEIILYDYWRSSASYRVRIALNSLGLKYQTVPVNLLERAHKTAEHLSRNPQGLVPALKIDGLMMTQSLSIIEYLAETRDASGFLPLDPVGCQRVRAFSYAIAMDIHPVCNLGVVGHVMELTGGGEAVRTGWMRKFIGEGLSAVERMLDDPRTGSFCHGDVPTMADICLVPQVYNAERWGADISGFSRICRITAACAELPAFKAAHPDAVKPAG
- a CDS encoding DUF2783 domain-containing protein — protein: MTKLITTANIARPDDFYADLLAAHEGLSKTESDAFNARLVLLLANHIGDRAVLAEALAAAGHRESRV